A single window of Kitasatospora sp. HUAS MG31 DNA harbors:
- a CDS encoding DUF721 domain-containing protein encodes MSEGSESSGVDLARVALRAAKEQARKRGEQVREKREARRHGLRSGARSDGRDPVPLGAALNRLITERGWEAPAAVGGVMGRWPQIVGPDIAAHCVPKQYVEADAVLTVQCDSTAWATQLRLLARQLVARLNHELGHGTVRVIKVLGPDAPVRGYGRLRAPGSRGPGDTWG; translated from the coding sequence GTGAGCGAGGGCTCTGAGTCGTCGGGCGTGGATCTGGCGCGGGTGGCGCTGCGGGCGGCGAAGGAGCAGGCGCGCAAGCGGGGCGAGCAGGTCCGGGAGAAGCGGGAGGCCCGTCGGCACGGTCTCCGTTCGGGAGCGCGTTCGGACGGCCGGGATCCGGTGCCGCTGGGCGCAGCGCTGAATCGTTTGATCACCGAGCGGGGCTGGGAGGCGCCCGCCGCGGTGGGCGGGGTGATGGGCCGCTGGCCCCAGATCGTCGGCCCGGACATCGCCGCGCACTGCGTGCCCAAGCAGTACGTCGAGGCCGATGCGGTGCTCACCGTGCAGTGCGACTCCACCGCATGGGCCACACAACTCCGTCTGCTGGCACGGCAGTTGGTCGCCCGCCTCAACCACGAGCTGGGCCACGGCACGGTCCGCGTGATCAAGGTGCTGGGCCCGGACGCCCCGGTCCGCGGGTACGGCCGGCTGCGTGCGCCGGGCAGTCGCGGCCCCGGTGACACCTGGGGCTGA
- the gyrB gene encoding DNA topoisomerase (ATP-hydrolyzing) subunit B — MRPALCQRGRFVADSGNPSQTPDPTDQSGNKAYDASAIQVLEGLDAVRKRPGMYIGSTGERGLHHLVQEIVDNSVDEAMAGHADTIDVTILADGGVRVVDNGRGIPVGIMPGQDKPAVEVVLTVLHAGGKFGGGGYAVSGGLHGVGVSVVNALSTRLAVEIWTDGARWTQEYKAGAPTAPLAKHEATERTGTAVTFWADGDIFETTVYSFETLSRRFQEMAFLNKGLTIALTDERLEHLDEDGKPLSVTYKYDGGIADYVAHLNSRKGEPVHPSVIAFESEDREKRISVEIAMQWNASYTEGVYSFANTIHTHGGGTHEEGFRAALTGLMNRYARDKKLLREKDDNLSGEDIREGLTAIISIKLGEPQFEGQTKDKLGNTEAKTFVQKVVNEHLADWLDRNPNEAADIVRKSIQAASARVAARKARDLTRRKGLLETASLPGKLSDCQSKDPAECEIFIVEGDSAGGSAKQGRDPRTQAILPIRGKILNVEKARIDKVLQNTEVQALISAFGCGIQEDYDAEKLRYHKIVLMADADVDGQHIRTLLLTLLFRFMRPLVEAGYVYLAMPPLYKIKWGKDDFEYAYSDRERDAVIAAGVEAGRRLPKDDAIQRFKGLGEMNAEELRITTMDPAHRLLLQVTLEDAARADDLFSVLMGEDVEARRSFIQRNAKDVRFLDV, encoded by the coding sequence ATGCGGCCCGCGCTGTGCCAGAGAGGGCGCTTCGTGGCCGATTCCGGCAACCCCAGCCAGACCCCAGACCCCACCGACCAGTCCGGCAACAAGGCCTACGACGCCAGCGCGATCCAGGTGCTGGAGGGCCTCGACGCCGTCCGCAAGCGCCCGGGCATGTACATCGGCTCGACCGGTGAGCGTGGCCTGCACCACCTGGTGCAGGAGATCGTGGACAACTCCGTCGACGAGGCGATGGCGGGGCACGCCGACACCATCGATGTGACGATCCTGGCCGACGGCGGCGTCCGGGTGGTCGACAACGGCCGAGGCATCCCGGTGGGCATCATGCCCGGCCAGGACAAGCCGGCCGTCGAGGTCGTGCTCACCGTCCTGCACGCCGGCGGCAAGTTCGGCGGCGGCGGCTACGCCGTCTCCGGCGGTCTGCACGGCGTCGGCGTCTCCGTGGTGAACGCGCTGTCCACCCGCCTCGCGGTGGAGATCTGGACGGACGGCGCCCGCTGGACCCAGGAGTACAAGGCCGGCGCGCCGACCGCGCCGCTGGCCAAGCACGAGGCCACCGAGCGCACCGGCACCGCCGTCACCTTCTGGGCCGACGGCGACATCTTCGAGACCACGGTCTACTCGTTCGAGACGCTGTCCCGGCGCTTCCAGGAGATGGCCTTCCTCAACAAGGGCCTGACCATCGCGCTGACCGACGAGCGCCTGGAGCACCTGGACGAGGACGGCAAGCCCCTCTCGGTCACCTACAAGTACGACGGCGGCATCGCCGACTACGTCGCCCACCTCAACTCCCGCAAGGGCGAGCCGGTCCACCCCTCGGTGATCGCCTTCGAGTCCGAGGACCGCGAGAAGCGGATCTCGGTCGAGATCGCGATGCAGTGGAACGCGTCCTACACCGAGGGCGTGTACTCCTTCGCCAACACCATCCACACCCACGGCGGCGGTACCCACGAGGAGGGCTTCCGCGCCGCGCTGACCGGTCTGATGAACCGGTACGCCCGGGACAAGAAGCTGCTGCGCGAGAAGGACGACAACCTCTCCGGCGAGGACATCCGCGAGGGTCTGACCGCGATCATCTCGATCAAGCTCGGCGAGCCGCAGTTCGAGGGCCAGACCAAGGACAAGCTCGGCAACACCGAGGCCAAGACCTTCGTGCAGAAGGTCGTGAACGAGCACCTGGCCGACTGGCTCGACCGCAACCCCAACGAGGCCGCGGACATCGTCCGCAAGTCCATCCAGGCCGCCTCGGCCCGCGTCGCGGCCCGCAAGGCCCGCGACCTCACCCGCCGCAAGGGCCTGCTGGAGACCGCCTCGCTGCCGGGCAAGCTGTCGGACTGCCAGTCCAAGGACCCGGCCGAGTGCGAGATCTTCATCGTCGAGGGTGACTCGGCCGGCGGCTCGGCCAAGCAGGGCCGCGACCCGCGCACCCAGGCGATCCTCCCGATCCGCGGCAAGATCCTCAACGTCGAGAAGGCCCGGATCGACAAGGTCCTGCAGAACACCGAGGTCCAGGCGCTGATCTCGGCCTTCGGCTGCGGCATCCAGGAGGACTACGACGCCGAGAAGCTCCGCTATCACAAGATCGTCCTGATGGCGGACGCCGACGTCGACGGCCAGCACATCCGCACCCTTCTGCTGACCCTGCTGTTCCGCTTCATGCGGCCGCTGGTCGAGGCCGGGTACGTCTACCTGGCCATGCCCCCGCTGTACAAGATCAAGTGGGGCAAGGACGACTTCGAGTACGCCTACTCCGACCGCGAGCGCGACGCGGTGATCGCGGCCGGCGTGGAGGCCGGCCGACGGCTGCCGAAGGACGACGCCATCCAGCGCTTCAAGGGTCTCGGCGAGATGAACGCCGAGGAGCTCCGGATCACCACCATGGACCCGGCGCACCGCCTGCTGCTGCAGGTCACCCTGGAGGACGCGGCCCGCGCCGACGACCTGTTCTCGGTCCTCATGGGCGAGGACGTCGAGGCCCGCCGCTCCTTCATCCAGCGCAACGCCAAGGACGTCCGCTTCCTGGACGTGTGA
- the recF gene encoding DNA replication/repair protein RecF (All proteins in this family for which functions are known are DNA-binding proteins that assist the filamentation of RecA onto DNA for the initiation of recombination or recombinational repair.) has translation MHVAHLSLADFRSYARVEVPLDPGVTAFVGPNGQGKTNLVEAIGYVATLGSHRVATDAPLVRLGAERAVVRSSIVQGSRTTLVELEITPGKANRARINRSDNVRPRDVLGLLRTVLFAPEDLALVKGDPGERRRFLDELLTARAPRLAGVRQDYERVLKQRNALLKTAAMARRAGGGKRADLSTLEVWDGHLARAGAELTAFRLQLVGALQPLVAQAYEQLAPGGGETVLEYRSSFEGALPTSREQAEEQLLAALQEVRKQEIDRGVTLVGPHRDELVLRLGPLPAKGYASHGESWSYALALRLASYELLRADGGEPVLILDDVFAELDARRRDRLAELVAPGEQVLVTAAVAEDVPKALSGARYGVAEGSVARLDP, from the coding sequence ATGCACGTCGCGCACCTGTCGCTCGCCGATTTCCGCTCCTACGCCCGGGTCGAGGTTCCGCTCGACCCGGGCGTGACGGCGTTCGTGGGCCCGAACGGCCAGGGCAAGACCAACCTGGTCGAGGCCATCGGCTACGTCGCCACCCTGGGCAGCCACCGGGTCGCCACCGATGCTCCGCTGGTGCGCCTGGGCGCCGAGCGGGCGGTGGTCCGCAGCAGCATCGTCCAGGGCTCCCGGACCACCCTGGTGGAGCTGGAGATCACGCCCGGGAAGGCCAACCGGGCCCGGATCAACCGCTCGGACAACGTCCGCCCGCGTGACGTGCTGGGCCTGCTGCGGACGGTGCTGTTCGCCCCGGAGGACCTCGCCCTGGTCAAGGGCGACCCCGGTGAGCGGCGGAGGTTCCTGGACGAGCTGCTGACCGCCCGGGCGCCGCGGCTGGCCGGTGTCCGGCAGGACTACGAACGGGTGCTCAAGCAGCGCAACGCCCTGCTGAAGACCGCCGCGATGGCCCGCCGGGCGGGCGGCGGCAAGCGTGCCGACCTGTCCACCCTGGAGGTCTGGGACGGCCACCTGGCCCGCGCCGGCGCCGAGCTGACGGCCTTCCGGCTGCAGCTGGTGGGCGCCCTGCAGCCGCTGGTGGCGCAGGCGTACGAGCAGCTGGCGCCGGGTGGCGGGGAGACCGTGCTGGAGTACCGGTCCTCCTTCGAGGGCGCCCTGCCGACCAGCCGCGAGCAGGCCGAGGAGCAGCTGCTGGCGGCGCTGCAGGAGGTCCGCAAGCAGGAGATCGACCGCGGGGTGACCCTGGTCGGCCCGCACCGGGACGAGCTGGTGCTCCGGCTCGGCCCGCTGCCGGCCAAGGGGTACGCGAGCCACGGTGAGTCCTGGTCGTACGCGCTGGCGCTGCGGCTGGCCTCGTACGAGCTGCTGCGGGCGGACGGCGGCGAGCCGGTGCTGATCCTGGACGACGTGTTCGCCGAGCTGGACGCCCGCCGGCGGGACCGGCTGGCGGAGCTGGTGGCGCCCGGCGAGCAGGTGCTGGTGACCGCGGCGGTGGCGGAGGACGTGCCCAAGGCGCTTTCCGGTGCCCGCTACGGCGTCGCGGAGGGCTCGGTGGCCCGCCTGGACCCGTGA
- the gyrA gene encoding DNA gyrase subunit A, with amino-acid sequence MRIEPIELETEMQRSYLDYAMSVIVSRALPEVRDGLKPVHRRVLYAMYDGGYRPEKGYYKCARVVGDVMGNYHPHGDTSIYDTLVRLAQTWSMRMPLVDGNGNFGSPGNDPAAAMRYTECKMMPLAMEMMRDIDEDTVDFAANYDGRQQEPTVLPARIPNLLINGATGIAVGMATNIPPHNLREVASGALWALEHPDASNEELLEALIERIKGPDFPTGALIVGRRGIEEAYRTGRGSITMRAVVEVEEIQGRQCLVITELPYQVNPDNLALKIADLVKDGKIAGIADVRDESSSRTGQRLVIVLKRDAVAKVVLNNLYKHTDLQTNFGANMLALVDGVPRTLSLDAFIRHWVSHQVEVIVRRTTFRLRKAEERAHILRALLKALDQIDAVIALIRASESADAARTGLMGLLEIDEIQANAILEMQLRRLAALESARILSEHDELQAKINEYNQILASPPRQRAIISEELTQIVDKYGDERRSTLIPSDGDLSIEDLIAEEDIVVTITRGGYVKRTRSDLYRSQKRGGKGVRGAQLKQDDIVDHFFVTTTHNWILFFTNKGRVYRAKGYELPDAGRDARGQHVANLLAFQPEEHIAQVMAVRTYEDKPYLVLATRNGLVKKSPLKDYDSPRSGGLIAINLRQDEEGRDDELIGAELVSAEDDLLLISKKAQSIRFTATDEALRPMSRATSGVKGMSFREGDELLSMNGIRPGTFVFTATDGGYAKRTSVDEYRVQGRGGFGIKAAKIVEGRGSLVGALVVEETDEIMAITLSGGVIRTRVSEVRETGRDTMGVQLINLGKRDAVVGMARNAEAEDEDSSEEEALEATATEGETTAGEPGPEA; translated from the coding sequence CTGCGGATCGAGCCGATCGAGCTCGAGACCGAGATGCAGCGGTCCTACCTCGACTACGCGATGAGCGTCATCGTGTCGCGTGCGCTGCCGGAGGTCCGCGACGGCCTCAAGCCGGTGCACCGCCGCGTGCTCTACGCGATGTACGACGGCGGCTACCGGCCCGAGAAGGGCTACTACAAGTGCGCCCGCGTGGTCGGCGACGTGATGGGCAACTACCACCCGCACGGCGACACCTCGATCTACGACACCCTGGTGCGCCTCGCCCAGACGTGGTCGATGCGGATGCCGCTGGTGGACGGCAACGGCAACTTCGGTTCCCCGGGCAACGACCCGGCCGCGGCCATGCGGTACACCGAGTGCAAGATGATGCCGCTGGCCATGGAGATGATGCGGGACATCGACGAGGACACCGTCGATTTCGCCGCCAACTACGACGGCCGGCAGCAGGAGCCGACGGTCCTCCCGGCCCGCATCCCCAACCTGCTGATCAACGGTGCCACCGGCATCGCGGTCGGCATGGCCACCAACATCCCGCCGCACAACCTCCGCGAGGTCGCCTCCGGCGCGCTGTGGGCGCTGGAGCACCCGGACGCCTCCAACGAGGAGCTGCTGGAGGCCCTGATCGAGCGGATCAAGGGCCCCGACTTCCCGACCGGCGCGCTGATCGTCGGCCGCCGCGGCATCGAGGAGGCGTACCGCACCGGTCGCGGCTCCATCACCATGCGCGCGGTGGTCGAGGTGGAGGAGATCCAGGGCCGCCAGTGCCTGGTGATCACCGAGCTGCCGTACCAGGTCAACCCGGACAACCTGGCGCTGAAGATCGCCGACCTGGTGAAGGACGGCAAGATCGCCGGCATCGCCGACGTCCGCGACGAGTCCTCCTCCCGCACCGGCCAGCGCCTGGTGATCGTGCTCAAGCGCGACGCGGTGGCCAAGGTCGTGCTGAACAACCTGTACAAGCACACCGACCTGCAGACCAACTTCGGCGCCAACATGCTGGCCCTGGTCGACGGCGTGCCGCGCACCCTGTCGCTGGACGCCTTCATCCGGCACTGGGTGTCCCACCAGGTCGAGGTCATCGTCCGCCGGACGACCTTCCGCCTGCGCAAGGCCGAGGAGCGGGCGCACATCCTGCGCGCCCTGCTGAAGGCGCTGGACCAGATCGACGCGGTCATCGCGCTGATCCGTGCCTCGGAGAGCGCCGACGCCGCCCGCACCGGCCTGATGGGCCTGCTGGAGATCGACGAGATCCAGGCGAACGCGATCCTGGAGATGCAGCTCCGCCGGCTGGCCGCACTGGAGAGCGCCCGCATCCTCAGCGAGCACGACGAGCTCCAGGCGAAGATCAACGAGTACAACCAGATCCTCGCCTCGCCGCCCCGCCAGCGCGCGATCATCTCGGAGGAGCTCACCCAGATCGTCGATAAGTACGGCGACGAGCGGCGCTCCACCCTCATCCCCTCCGACGGCGACCTCTCGATCGAGGACCTCATCGCCGAGGAGGACATCGTCGTCACCATCACCCGCGGCGGCTACGTCAAGCGCACCCGCTCCGACCTCTACCGCTCGCAGAAGCGCGGCGGCAAGGGCGTCCGCGGCGCGCAGCTGAAGCAGGACGACATCGTCGACCACTTCTTCGTGACGACCACCCACAACTGGATCCTGTTCTTCACCAACAAGGGCCGGGTCTACCGCGCCAAGGGCTACGAGCTGCCCGACGCCGGCCGGGACGCCCGCGGCCAGCACGTGGCCAACCTGCTGGCCTTCCAGCCGGAGGAGCACATCGCCCAGGTGATGGCGGTGCGCACCTACGAGGACAAGCCGTACCTCGTGCTGGCCACCCGCAACGGCCTGGTGAAGAAGTCCCCGCTGAAGGACTACGACTCGCCCCGCTCCGGCGGCCTGATCGCGATCAACCTGCGGCAGGACGAGGAGGGCCGGGACGACGAGCTGATCGGCGCCGAGCTGGTCTCCGCCGAGGACGACCTGCTGCTGATCTCCAAGAAGGCGCAGTCGATCCGCTTCACCGCCACCGACGAGGCGCTCCGGCCGATGAGCCGGGCCACCTCCGGTGTGAAGGGCATGTCCTTCCGCGAGGGCGACGAGCTGCTGTCGATGAACGGGATCCGGCCGGGCACCTTCGTGTTCACGGCCACGGACGGCGGATACGCCAAGCGCACCTCGGTCGACGAGTACCGTGTCCAGGGTCGCGGCGGATTCGGCATCAAGGCGGCGAAGATCGTCGAGGGCCGCGGCTCCCTGGTCGGGGCGCTGGTGGTCGAGGAGACCGACGAGATCATGGCCATCACGCTGTCCGGCGGCGTGATCCGGACCCGGGTCTCCGAAGTTCGTGAAACCGGACGTGACACGATGGGCGTCCAACTGATCAACCTCGGAAAGCGCGACGCGGTGGTGGGCATGGCCCGCAACGCCGAGGCGGAGGACGAGGACAGCTCGGAGGAGGAGGCCCTGGAGGCCACCGCCACCGAGGGCGAGACGACGGCGGGTGAACCGGGCCCCGAGGCCTGA
- a CDS encoding cyclopropane-fatty-acyl-phospholipid synthase family protein, whose amino-acid sequence MAEVAKQLVGAAEELLGESLPLRVQAWDGSVAGPPGAPGVVLRNRRAVRRLLWRPGELGLARAYVSGDLAIAPDSDLYEVLSAVAAFAERPAIRRMRIGPADAFGEKGRNLLRAALGAGVLGLPPAPPAQEVHRAKGRLHSLLRDRAAISHHYDVGNAFYGLVLGPSMVYSCAYWMPEAKSLEDAQEAKLDLICRKLGLRPGLRLLDVGCGWGSLVLHAARHYGVTAVGVSISGEQVALARQRVEKAGLAGRIEIRLQDYREIPDDPFDAISSVGMAEHVGSAQYLTYASGLHRLLASGGRLLNHQIARRPDRPGERYAPSPFIDRYVFPDGELSPVGTTVSVLEQAGFEVRDVESLREHYGLTLREWVANLEAHWPEAVRLVGRGRARVWRLYMAASALAFEENRIGINQILAVHPGPDGASGMPATRGQWLGETLPAPELRRAAGAAGADLGDRPSVR is encoded by the coding sequence ATGGCTGAGGTCGCGAAGCAACTGGTCGGCGCCGCGGAGGAGCTGCTCGGCGAGTCGCTCCCGCTGCGCGTCCAGGCCTGGGACGGCTCGGTGGCCGGCCCGCCCGGCGCCCCCGGCGTGGTCCTGCGCAACCGCCGCGCGGTCCGCCGCCTGCTCTGGCGGCCCGGCGAGCTGGGCCTGGCCCGCGCGTACGTCTCCGGCGACCTGGCGATCGCCCCCGACAGCGATCTCTACGAGGTGCTCTCGGCCGTCGCCGCCTTCGCCGAGCGGCCCGCGATCCGCCGGATGCGCATCGGCCCCGCCGACGCGTTCGGCGAGAAGGGCCGCAACCTGCTCCGGGCGGCCCTCGGGGCGGGCGTGCTGGGCCTCCCGCCGGCTCCCCCGGCCCAGGAGGTCCACCGGGCCAAGGGCCGTCTCCACAGCCTCCTGCGCGACCGCGCTGCCATCAGCCACCACTACGACGTCGGCAACGCCTTCTACGGGCTCGTCCTGGGCCCGAGCATGGTCTACTCCTGCGCGTACTGGATGCCGGAGGCCAAGAGCCTGGAGGACGCCCAGGAGGCCAAGCTCGACCTGATCTGCCGCAAGCTGGGTCTGCGGCCGGGCCTGCGCCTGCTGGACGTGGGCTGCGGCTGGGGGTCGCTGGTCCTGCACGCCGCCCGCCACTACGGCGTCACCGCGGTCGGGGTGTCCATCTCCGGCGAGCAGGTCGCGCTGGCCCGGCAGCGGGTCGAGAAAGCCGGCCTGGCGGGGCGGATCGAGATCCGCCTGCAGGACTACCGGGAGATCCCGGACGACCCCTTCGACGCGATCTCCAGCGTCGGCATGGCCGAGCACGTCGGCTCCGCCCAGTACCTGACCTACGCCTCGGGCCTCCACCGCCTGCTCGCCTCCGGCGGCCGGCTGCTCAACCACCAGATCGCCCGCCGCCCCGACCGGCCCGGCGAGCGGTACGCGCCCAGCCCCTTCATCGACCGGTACGTCTTCCCCGACGGCGAGCTCTCGCCGGTGGGCACCACCGTCTCGGTGCTGGAGCAGGCCGGCTTCGAGGTGCGGGACGTGGAGTCGCTGCGCGAGCACTACGGGCTGACCCTGCGCGAGTGGGTCGCCAACCTGGAGGCCCACTGGCCCGAGGCGGTCCGGCTGGTCGGCCGCGGCCGGGCCCGGGTCTGGCGGCTGTACATGGCCGCCTCCGCCCTCGCCTTCGAGGAGAACCGGATCGGGATCAACCAGATCCTCGCCGTGCACCCCGGCCCGGACGGCGCCAGCGGCATGCCGGCCACCCGCGGACAGTGGCTCGGAGAGACCCTCCCGGCCCCTGAGCTGCGCCGCGCGGCGGGGGCCGCCGGCGCGGATTTGGGAGATCGGCCATCGGTCCGCTAA
- a CDS encoding DUF3566 domain-containing protein, with amino-acid sequence MSGATGAAGGGPGGLPGAAQGGPTYGGVPPRPAEHPGAASTSVMPSAAAGQPGAAAGFGGQPSQPAQPPQAPPAPQGAPGGFSQPTTYGAGQNTPARGTRVGPGNQSRRPGTGAAGAATGRVRKARLRITKADPWSVMKVSFLLSLAVGVVIIVSSAVLWMLLSALGVFDSLGGTLKDVTSADNGGGANLMDYIGFGRVMMFTTLIAVVDVVLMTALATLSAFIYNTAAGFTGGIELTLAEED; translated from the coding sequence GTGAGTGGAGCCACGGGTGCTGCGGGAGGTGGCCCGGGCGGTCTGCCGGGTGCCGCGCAGGGAGGCCCGACCTACGGCGGGGTGCCGCCGCGGCCGGCCGAGCACCCCGGCGCCGCGTCCACCTCGGTGATGCCCTCGGCTGCCGCCGGGCAGCCGGGCGCCGCCGCGGGTTTCGGCGGGCAGCCGTCCCAGCCCGCGCAGCCGCCGCAGGCCCCTCCGGCGCCGCAGGGCGCCCCGGGCGGCTTCTCGCAGCCGACCACCTACGGCGCGGGTCAGAACACTCCCGCCCGCGGCACCCGGGTCGGCCCCGGCAACCAGTCCCGCCGCCCGGGCACCGGCGCGGCCGGTGCGGCCACCGGCCGGGTCCGCAAGGCCCGGCTGCGGATCACCAAGGCCGACCCGTGGTCGGTCATGAAGGTGAGCTTCCTGCTCTCGCTGGCCGTGGGCGTCGTGATCATCGTGTCCTCCGCGGTGCTGTGGATGCTGCTGAGCGCGCTGGGCGTCTTCGACTCGCTGGGCGGCACCCTGAAGGACGTCACCAGCGCCGACAACGGCGGCGGCGCCAACCTGATGGACTACATCGGCTTCGGCCGGGTCATGATGTTCACCACCCTGATCGCGGTGGTGGACGTGGTCCTGATGACCGCGCTGGCCACGCTGTCCGCGTTCATCTACAACACCGCGGCCGGGTTCACCGGCGGCATCGAGCTGACCCTGGCCGAGGAGGACTGA
- the gnd gene encoding phosphogluconate dehydrogenase (NAD(+)-dependent, decarboxylating) has protein sequence MELGLIGLGKMGGNMRERIRRAGHTVIGYDRNPELADVDSLEELVSKLQGPRVVWVMVPAGGPTQETVELLGELLSPGDVVVDGGNSRWTDDVKHAEFLAAKGIGFVDCGVSGGVWGLENGYALMYGGDAEHVARVQPVFDALKPESEFGAVHAGKVGAGHFAKMVHNGIEYAMMQAFAEGWELLEAAPEVTDVREVFRSWQEGTVIRSWLLDLAVRALDEDEHLAKLRGWAADSGEGRWTVEAAIDHAVPLPAITASLFARFASRQDDSPQMKMIAALRNQFGGHAVESK, from the coding sequence ATGGAGCTCGGCCTCATCGGTCTCGGCAAGATGGGCGGCAACATGCGCGAGCGCATCCGCCGCGCCGGCCACACCGTCATCGGCTACGACCGCAACCCGGAACTCGCCGACGTGGACAGCCTCGAGGAGCTCGTCAGCAAGCTGCAGGGCCCGCGGGTGGTGTGGGTGATGGTGCCGGCCGGCGGTCCGACCCAGGAGACCGTGGAGCTCCTCGGCGAGCTGCTCTCCCCCGGCGACGTGGTGGTGGACGGCGGCAACTCCCGCTGGACGGACGACGTCAAGCACGCCGAGTTCCTGGCCGCCAAGGGCATCGGCTTCGTCGACTGCGGCGTCTCCGGCGGCGTCTGGGGCCTGGAGAACGGCTACGCGCTGATGTACGGCGGCGACGCCGAGCACGTGGCCCGGGTGCAGCCGGTCTTCGACGCCCTGAAGCCGGAGAGCGAGTTCGGCGCGGTGCACGCGGGCAAGGTCGGCGCCGGCCACTTCGCCAAGATGGTCCACAACGGCATCGAGTACGCGATGATGCAGGCCTTCGCCGAGGGCTGGGAGCTGCTGGAGGCGGCGCCCGAGGTCACCGACGTGCGCGAGGTCTTCCGCAGCTGGCAGGAGGGCACGGTCATCCGCTCCTGGCTGCTGGACCTGGCCGTCCGCGCCCTGGACGAGGACGAGCACCTGGCCAAGCTGCGCGGCTGGGCCGCCGACTCCGGCGAGGGCCGCTGGACGGTCGAGGCCGCCATCGACCACGCCGTCCCGCTGCCGGCGATCACCGCCTCGCTGTTCGCGCGCTTCGCCTCCCGCCAGGACGACTCGCCGCAGATGAAGATGATCGCCGCCCTGCGCAACCAGTTCGGCGGCCACGCGGTCGAGTCGAAGTAA
- the dnaN gene encoding DNA polymerase III subunit beta codes for MKFRVERDVLAEAVAWAARSLPARPPVPVLAGLLLTAQEGSLALSGFDYEVSARVELEADVEEAGTVLVSGRLLNDISRNLPNRPVEISTDGMRVSVVCGSSRFTLPTLPVDEYPALPVMPTATGTVPGDVFASAVSQAAVAAGRDDTLPVLTGVRVEIDGDRITLAATDRYRFAVRELLWKPEQPDINAVALVPAKTLQDIAKSLGSGDNVSIALSTGGAGEGLIGFEGAGRRTTTRLLEGEFPKFRSIFPTEFSAVAAVQTQPFLEALKRVSLVAERNTPVRLNFEQGVLTLEAGSGDDAQASERVDADLEGDDISIAFNPGYLEEGLKAIDSAYAQLSFTTPTKPALLTGKAAVDAESDEAYQYLIMPVRLSG; via the coding sequence GTGAAGTTCCGGGTGGAGCGTGATGTCCTCGCGGAGGCGGTGGCCTGGGCTGCTCGCAGCCTCCCGGCGCGGCCGCCGGTGCCGGTGCTCGCCGGCCTGCTGCTGACGGCCCAGGAGGGCTCCCTGGCCCTCTCCGGCTTCGACTACGAGGTCTCGGCCCGGGTCGAGCTGGAGGCGGACGTCGAGGAGGCGGGCACCGTGCTGGTCTCCGGCCGCCTGCTCAACGACATCTCCCGCAACCTGCCCAACCGGCCGGTGGAGATCTCCACCGACGGCATGCGGGTCAGCGTGGTGTGCGGCAGCTCGCGGTTCACCCTGCCGACCCTGCCGGTGGACGAGTACCCGGCCCTGCCGGTGATGCCCACCGCGACCGGCACGGTCCCCGGCGACGTGTTCGCCTCGGCCGTCAGCCAGGCCGCCGTGGCCGCCGGGCGGGACGACACCCTGCCGGTGCTGACCGGTGTCCGGGTGGAGATCGACGGCGACCGGATCACCCTGGCCGCCACCGACCGGTACCGCTTCGCCGTCCGGGAGCTGCTGTGGAAGCCCGAGCAGCCGGACATCAACGCGGTCGCCCTGGTGCCCGCCAAGACCCTGCAGGACATCGCGAAGTCCCTGGGCAGCGGCGACAACGTCTCGATCGCGCTGTCCACCGGTGGCGCGGGCGAGGGCCTGATCGGCTTCGAGGGCGCAGGCCGGCGGACCACCACCCGCCTGCTGGAGGGTGAGTTCCCCAAGTTCCGGTCGATCTTCCCGACCGAGTTCAGCGCGGTCGCCGCGGTGCAGACCCAGCCGTTCCTGGAGGCGCTCAAGCGCGTCTCCCTGGTGGCCGAGCGCAACACCCCGGTCCGGCTCAACTTCGAGCAGGGCGTGCTGACCCTGGAGGCGGGCTCCGGCGACGACGCCCAGGCCTCCGAGCGGGTCGACGCGGACCTGGAGGGCGACGACATCTCGATCGCCTTCAACCCGGGGTACCTGGAGGAGGGCCTGAAGGCCATCGACTCCGCCTACGCCCAGCTGAGCTTCACCACGCCCACCAAGCCCGCCCTGCTCACCGGCAAGGCCGCGGTGGACGCGGAGTCCGACGAGGCGTACCAGTACCTGATCATGCCGGTCCGCCTCTCCGGCTGA